The following coding sequences are from one Epinephelus fuscoguttatus linkage group LG5, E.fuscoguttatus.final_Chr_v1 window:
- the esamb gene encoding endothelial cell-selective adhesion molecule isoform X1 gives MEIKTRLRAILMLLWILQGDTKNVEFPKGEMEVVKGQMVVLHAWYSPNSDISKNSVIWHFRGNESKQVINFSSGEVGHGQNEFTKRVGFSAAMPSANLSIYINNTQESDSGLYSCSVIIPGSTGLLGEMRLNVKVPPSPPVCTMTGNPVVKGNVTLSCKSSQGKPIPQYKWTKAAPLSEVFFSPMQNERHGTLRLSNLTKSMSGKYICRASNTAGSDSCSINLEVITSSNAGMIAAATLGSVVGLVAMVLFLIFILKRRRDTEEEMANEIKEDAQAPKRVSWAKSNTGSDIVSKNGTLSSIATSPRPRDPHQPNFHYPYSPTSVSDAGSVINAYQLRPGEANTLQGLPGYNIGGTPSRKHKRPPSTNGGPPQLLRSPAIAMPNRTEGAQPQVPPPLAVSPQISSSTLTRMGAVAVMVPAQSQAGSLV, from the exons GTGACACAAAGAATGTGGAGTTCCCCaaaggagagatggaggtggTCAAGGGCCAGATGGTGGTGTTACACGCATGGTACAGCCCCAACTCAGACATTTCCAAAAACTCTGTCATTTGGCACTTCAGGGGAAATGAATCCAAGCAG GTGATAAACTTTAGCTCAGGCGAGGTCGGGCACGGCCAGAATGAGTTCACCAAAAGAGTGGGCTTCAGCGCGGCCATGCCATCAGCCAACCTCTCCATCTACATCAACAACACCCAGGAGTCTGACTCTGGACTCTACTCCTGCTCTGTCATCATCCCTGGAAGTACTGGCCTTTTGGGAGAGATGCGCCTTAATGTCAAAG tcCCTCCTTCTCCCCCAGTGTGCACCATGACAGGGAACCCAGTGGTGAAGGGCAACGTGACTCTGAGCTGCAAGTCCAGTCAAGGAAAACCCATCCCTCAGTACAAATGGACCAAGGCTGCACCACTGTCTGAGGTCTTCTTCTCCCCGATGCAGA ACGAGAGACACGGCACCCTCAGGCTGAGCAACCTCACTAAAAGCATGTCAGGGAAGTACATCTGCCGAGCCAGCAACACTGCCGGCTCCGACAGCTGCTCCATTAACCTGGAGGTTATCACCT CTTCCAACGCAGGCATGATTGCAGCAGCCACACTGGGGTCCGTGGTGGGATTGGTGGCCATGGTGCTCTTCCTTATATTCATACTGAAACggagaagggacactgaggAGGAGATGGCCAACGAGATCAA ggAGGATGCTCAGGCACCAAAGCGAGTGTCATGGGCAAAGAGTAACACCGGCTCAGATATTGTGTCCAAGAACGGCACGCTGTCCTCCATAGCGACCAGTCCTCGACCCCGAGACCCCCACCAGCCCAACTTCCACTACCCATACTCCCCCACATCTGTGTCAGACGCTGGCTCGGTGATCAACGCCTACCAGCTGCGACCTGGAGAAGCTAACACGCTACAGGGACTGCCCGGTTACAACATCGGAGGCACCCCATCACGCAAACACAAgcgacctccgagtacaaacgGGGGCCCTCCGCAGCTTCTCAGAAGCCCTGCGATCGCCATGCCCAACAGGACTGAGGGCGCTCAGCCTCAGGTGCCACCTCCACTTGCTGTTTCCCCACAGATCAGCTCCTCCACTCTGACACGCATGGGAGCTGTAGCCGTCATGGTGCCTGCTCAGAGCCAAGCAGGCTCACTGGTGTAG
- the esamb gene encoding endothelial cell-selective adhesion molecule isoform X2, whose amino-acid sequence MEVVKGQMVVLHAWYSPNSDISKNSVIWHFRGNESKQVINFSSGEVGHGQNEFTKRVGFSAAMPSANLSIYINNTQESDSGLYSCSVIIPGSTGLLGEMRLNVKVPPSPPVCTMTGNPVVKGNVTLSCKSSQGKPIPQYKWTKAAPLSEVFFSPMQNERHGTLRLSNLTKSMSGKYICRASNTAGSDSCSINLEVITSSNAGMIAAATLGSVVGLVAMVLFLIFILKRRRDTEEEMANEIKEDAQAPKRVSWAKSNTGSDIVSKNGTLSSIATSPRPRDPHQPNFHYPYSPTSVSDAGSVINAYQLRPGEANTLQGLPGYNIGGTPSRKHKRPPSTNGGPPQLLRSPAIAMPNRTEGAQPQVPPPLAVSPQISSSTLTRMGAVAVMVPAQSQAGSLV is encoded by the exons atggaggtggTCAAGGGCCAGATGGTGGTGTTACACGCATGGTACAGCCCCAACTCAGACATTTCCAAAAACTCTGTCATTTGGCACTTCAGGGGAAATGAATCCAAGCAG GTGATAAACTTTAGCTCAGGCGAGGTCGGGCACGGCCAGAATGAGTTCACCAAAAGAGTGGGCTTCAGCGCGGCCATGCCATCAGCCAACCTCTCCATCTACATCAACAACACCCAGGAGTCTGACTCTGGACTCTACTCCTGCTCTGTCATCATCCCTGGAAGTACTGGCCTTTTGGGAGAGATGCGCCTTAATGTCAAAG tcCCTCCTTCTCCCCCAGTGTGCACCATGACAGGGAACCCAGTGGTGAAGGGCAACGTGACTCTGAGCTGCAAGTCCAGTCAAGGAAAACCCATCCCTCAGTACAAATGGACCAAGGCTGCACCACTGTCTGAGGTCTTCTTCTCCCCGATGCAGA ACGAGAGACACGGCACCCTCAGGCTGAGCAACCTCACTAAAAGCATGTCAGGGAAGTACATCTGCCGAGCCAGCAACACTGCCGGCTCCGACAGCTGCTCCATTAACCTGGAGGTTATCACCT CTTCCAACGCAGGCATGATTGCAGCAGCCACACTGGGGTCCGTGGTGGGATTGGTGGCCATGGTGCTCTTCCTTATATTCATACTGAAACggagaagggacactgaggAGGAGATGGCCAACGAGATCAA ggAGGATGCTCAGGCACCAAAGCGAGTGTCATGGGCAAAGAGTAACACCGGCTCAGATATTGTGTCCAAGAACGGCACGCTGTCCTCCATAGCGACCAGTCCTCGACCCCGAGACCCCCACCAGCCCAACTTCCACTACCCATACTCCCCCACATCTGTGTCAGACGCTGGCTCGGTGATCAACGCCTACCAGCTGCGACCTGGAGAAGCTAACACGCTACAGGGACTGCCCGGTTACAACATCGGAGGCACCCCATCACGCAAACACAAgcgacctccgagtacaaacgGGGGCCCTCCGCAGCTTCTCAGAAGCCCTGCGATCGCCATGCCCAACAGGACTGAGGGCGCTCAGCCTCAGGTGCCACCTCCACTTGCTGTTTCCCCACAGATCAGCTCCTCCACTCTGACACGCATGGGAGCTGTAGCCGTCATGGTGCCTGCTCAGAGCCAAGCAGGCTCACTGGTGTAG